In Zingiber officinale cultivar Zhangliang chromosome 1A, Zo_v1.1, whole genome shotgun sequence, a genomic segment contains:
- the LOC122037929 gene encoding peroxisomal membrane protein 13-like encodes MGSNSPPAGAPPPKPWERAGDSSSPAPFKPPSSGNTSDVVEASGTAKPGEIVPTVDRNITTTNNTLTGPVPPRPWQNYGTSYGGYGSNVYNSSYGSGMYGSYGGVGSYGGSGSYGGVYGNNMNSGYGSLYGSSGMYGGGMYNSGLGGPMGSYGMGMGGPYGNQDPNNPFGPPSSPPSFWMSFLRVMQGVVNFFGRISILIDQNTQAFHLFMTALLQLFDRSGMLYGELARFVLRILGIRTKPKNQQQPGPGEFPVPAGQNFLDGPKASGTWDGVWAGDTKPSS; translated from the exons GTGCTCCACCACCAAAACCATGGGAAAGAGCTGGTGATTCATCAAGTCCTGCACCATTTAAGCCACCATCATCGGGCAACACTAGTGATGTCGTTGAAGCATCTGGCACTGCAAAACCTGGTGAAATTGTTCCAACTGTTGACAGGAATATTACTACTACCAATAATACTCTCACAGGACCTGTTCCTCCAAGGCCATGGCAGAACTATGGCACCAGTTACGGAG GTTACGGATCAAATGTATACAATTCGAGCTATGGTTCTGGCATGTATGGCTCCTATGGGGGTGTTGGATCCTATGGGGGTAGTGGATCATATGGTGGCGTTTATGGTAACAATATGAATTCGGGCTATGGGAGTTTGTATGGAAGTTCAGGAATGTATGGAGGTGGCATGTACAATAGTGGCCTTGGTGGCCCTATGGGCAGCTATGGTATGGGCATGGGAGGTCCTTATGGTAACCAAGATCCAAATAATCCATTTGGTCCCCCATCATCCCCGCCAAGTTTCTGGATGTCCTTTCTTCGTGTG ATGCAAGGCGTTGTGAATTTCTTCGGCCGAATTTCTATACTCATAGATCAGAATACTCAGGCTTTTCACTTGTTCATGACTGCCCTTCTTCAG CTTTTCGACCGGTCTGGAATGTTATATGGCGAGCTCGCAAGATTTGTTTTGAGGATACTGGGCATCCGAACAAAGCCTAAGAATCAGCAGCAACCAGGACCTGGCGAATTTCCTGTACCTGCTGGCCAAAATTTCCTCGACGGACCTAAAGCTAGCGGCACATGGGACGGTGTTTGGGCCGGCGACACTAAGCCTTCTTCTTAG